GCGGCCAGGTGCGCCACCGGAGAGCCCTTGCGCCAGCCGGCGAACAGCACGCCCAGCACCTCGCCGTCGGTACGAAGCGGCAGCAGCATCCCCAGCCCGAGTTCGGCCAGCGCGGTCCGCCACTCCGGAGGCGGGCCGTACCCGTACACCTGGTCCAGGTCGGGGCTGACCACGCTGCGCCGGGTGCGTACGACGCGGGCGGTGAGGCCGCGCAGTGGAGTACGCGACCCGGACTGGTGTTCCAGCGACAGTCCGGTGACCGCGTGCAGGGTGCCCGTCTCCGGGTCGGCCGGATCCAGCAGGAGCAGGGCGCAGTAGTCGGCGCCGGACACCTCGCGCAGCCGGGCGGTGAGCGTACCGAGGGCCTTCTCCCGGTCGACCTGGCCGAGCAGCAGGTCGGTGAGCTCGGTCACCGCGTGCAGCCAGCGCTGCTGCCGTCGTCCGCGTTCGTGCAGGTCTGCCCGGTACATCACCATCGCCGCCGCGGCGCCGTAGGCCGCCAGCAGGTCCTCGTCGTCCTGGGTGAACCTGCCCGCCTCGGGGTCGCCGACGAGGAGCTGGCCTGCGTGGTGGTCTCGCGGGCGCAGGGGCACGCCCAGCAGGGTCGGGGTGCGGACCGGCCGGCCCGACAGCGTGAGCTGCTCGACCAACCGGGCGAAGTCCGGGCGATCGGTGCGTTCTGCGTACTCGGCCCGGCTCAGGCCGTGCAGGTAGAGCTCGATCGTCCCGTGCGGCGGGGTCGCCCGCCGCAGAACGGCATACCTGCCCCGGACGAGCTCGCTCGCCGACCGCAGGATCCGCTCGGCCGCCTGTTCGCCTTCGAGGTCGGTGCCGAGGGTGAGAAGAGAACTGACCAGGGAGCGCAGGCGCTCGCGCGGAGGGGAACCGTTCCCGACCACCCTTCGATGGTAGGCCGGGTGGTGCGGGCGGGCCGTCAACCGCCGGGCCGTTGCTCGGGTACGTACGGACTCGCGGTGCCCTGGCCCGGTTGACCCGGATGCCCCGCTCGGCCCGGTTCGCCGGCCGCCCCGTCTCCGGTCCGGGGCAGGTGACCGAGGTTGGCGAGCTCGACGGCGCGGTTCACGTCGTGGGTGTTCACGATGCCGATCACGTGACCGCCCTCGACGACCAGCAACATCCCCCGTCCGGACAGCTGCCACGAACCCGCCGGGAGTTCGGTCAGCAGGTCCTCCGGGCCCGCGGTCCCGTCCGGTCGCAGCGGCCTGCCGAGGTCCTCGAGCCTGGTGTCGCCGCGTGTCTGCTCGGGCACCCGGACCAGGTCGGTGAGGGAGAGCAGGCGTACCGGCCGGCCCTCCATGTCCACGACCGGGAACGTCCGGTGGTGGTCGCGTTCGGCGACCCTCTCCAGGAAGGTGTCCACCGTCCACCACGACGGGGCGGTCACCGGCTCCGGGCTCATCACGTCCCGCAGCCGTACGCCGGTCAGGCGTTCCCGCAGCCCGGTCGCGGACTCCTCCGACAGCGCCGACACGACCAGGAACCAGCCGATCAGGGCCAGCCACAGGCCGCTGACCAGCTGACCGCCGACGAGCTGGAACACGCCGAGGGCGATCAGCGTCATGCCGAGGAACCGGCCGGCCCGCGCCGCCGAGACCGCCGCGCGGGCCCTGTCGCCGGACCGTTTCCACAGTCCCGCCTGGAGCAGCCGCCCGCCGTCCAGCGGCGCGCCGGGCAGCAGGTTGAACACGCCGAGGACGAGGTTCACGAACCCCAGCCAGGTCAGCACCTCCCGGAGCACGGTCGGCAGCGACAGCAGGGCGGCACCCGCGGCCAGGCCACCGAACACCACGCCGAGGACCAGACTCGTCGCCGGGCCGGCGCCCGCGACCAGGAAGGCGGCGCGCGGAGTGGGCGGGTTGGTGCCGAGCTCGGTCACCCCGCCGAGCAGCCACAGGGTGATCCGGTCGGCGGGCATGCCATACCGCCGGGCGACGACGGCGTGCGCCAGCTCGTGTGCCAGCAGGGACGCGAGGAACGTGACCGCCGCGAGCAACCCGGCCACCCAGTCGACCGCCGTACCGGCGCTCGGTGCCTGCACCGGCAGGATGGCCACCGCCACGATCTCGGTGACCAGCAGCATCATCACCAGCACGGACCAGTGGACGCCGATCGAGATCCCGGCGACGCGGCCCAGCGTGAACGTCGGTTTCATGAGTCGGCCATGTTTCGTCGGCGGGCCGTCCGGCGACAGGCCCGCACCCCCGGTCCAAGCGTCCGCGCGCCGGTCCGGGTCCTACAGAGGATTTGGGCCCGTTCACGGTGCTCGCGTGGGGACGGCGCGGGGATCCTTGCGTCCGAGCCGGGCCCGGTGGGTATGAACCCGGCGGCACGGATCTGTTCGACCACGGCGGGTCGGGGCCGCGGCCCACGCAACCGGCGAGGGCCAAGGACTCGCCGGTACGGGACCTTGGTCTCTACGCCGATCCGTACGGGCCGGACGAGTCTGGCGCCTGGGTCGCCACCAGGGGCGGGGAAAGATCGGGGGACGTTCGATGACCGGTCGACAGCCGCGTCCCGCGCGGGCGGTCGTGGTGACGTTCGACGGGGTGGCGCTGGCCAACCCCGCGTTGCACTGGGCCGCCCGCGAGGCCGTCCTCCGCCAGCTGCCACTGGTGGTGGTGCAGGCGTACGGCGAACGTTCCCGTACCGACCGGCGACCCGCCGACGGACCGGAGATGGGTGAACCCGGTCCGGACGACGGTCAGGGGGCCGTCGACGACGACGAGGGCGGGACGCCGACGATCCGGGAACGGGCCTGGCGCCTGGCCGACGCCGCGGTCGCGGCCGCGGTGGCGGTGCAACCCACGCTGCAGGCGTACGCCTGGGCCGCCACCGGTCCGCTGCCCGACGTACTCGGCCAGGCGGTCGCCGATCCCGCCCTCGTCGTCGTGGGCACCCGGGGGAGGGGCGTCCTGCTCGCGTTCCTGCGGGGTGCGCATCGAGCCGGCCGGGAGGGGCGACCGGTGCCCCCGGTGGTCCTCGCCCGGCAGGACAGCAGGGCGGCCCGGCCGATGACAGCGGGACTGCCCGGACTGCCGGGACTCCCCGGACTGCCTGCGCTGTCGGGGCCGCCGGCGCTGCAGGGTCTGCCGGTGGGGGACGGGCACCTGCCGGACGGCCTGGACGGCCACGTGGTGGTCGGCGTGGACGGCGGGGAGTCGACGCGGGCCGTGGCCGGGTTCGGGTTCGACGTCGCCGCCCGGCGCGGCGCCCGGCTGCTCGCCGTACCCGTGCCGCCGCGAGGGGACAAGTGGTGGACCCGCGCCCCGGACACCCACGTGCACGGAGTGAGCGCACCGGGCGTGGACGCGGTCGAGGCGCTGCTCGCGGACCACCGGTCGGCGTACCCCGACGTGGAGGTCACGGTCGCCCACGGCGACGGAACGGTGGCCGGTCCGCTGCGGATCGCGCGTCCACCGGACCTGCTCGTGGTCGGCAGCCGCGACGCGGGCGCCAGCGGGCTGCTCGGTTCCACCCTCGGTTGTACGGCGATCAACCGGGCCCGGTGCCCGGTCGCGCTGGTGCCCGTCCCGGCCGGCGACCGGAGCGGCAACGGGACCGGTGAGAAGACCGGTGAGGAGAAGAGAGGCCGGGCCAGGGTCCGGACCGGCGGGCGCATCCGGGTGCCACAGGCTCGCCGCCCGGCCAGCCAGCCGCCGGCCCGGCCACGGGAGGAGGCGCTGCGATGATCGAGCGGACCCGTCGCCCGGTGGTGGTGGGCGTCGACGGCACGGCGGAGAGCCGGCTGGCCCTGCAGTGGGCCATCGACGAGGCCCGCAACCGGGCGCTTCCCCTGCGCATCGTCGTCTCCCACGAGGTTCCCGCGCCGATGCGCGGCATCGACGACCCCGGGATCGACGACGAGACCGCCGACGTGGACGCGGCGGTGAGCATCGCCCGCGACCAGCTCGACCCCGACCTAGTGTCCAGAGCCGTGGTCGCCGACCGGCCCGCACCGGGGATTCTCCGGGAGGCCGAGGACGCGGGCGCCGAACTGGTGGTGGTGGGTTCGCGGTCGCGGTCCGCGGTGGCCTCGGTGGTGCTCGGGTCGGTGAGCTCGGCGGTCGCCCACCACGCGCGCTGCCCGGTGATCGTGGCCCGGGCGTCGAAGGAACACTCACCGGCCGGCCCGCGGGTGATCGTGGGAGTGGACGGGTCGGAGTGCTCCGAACGCGCGGTGGCGTTCGCGTTCGAGGAGGCCGCCGGTCGCGGCCTGCCGCTGGTCGCCGTCCACTGCTGGCGGCTGGAACACCCCGACGAGGCGCAGTGGGACGCGGACGCCTTCTCCCGCCGCCGCGACGAGCACCTGCTGTCGCTCGGGGAGTCCCTCGCCGGCTTCCGGTCCAAGTACCCCGACGTCGCGGTGACCAGCAGCGTGCTGGAGGGGCGCGCGGCGGTGCTGCTGTCGGAGTCGTCCCGGGGCGCGGAGCTGGTCGTCGTGGGGTCGCGGGGACGCGGCGGGCTGGAACGCATGCTGCTCGGTTCGGTGGCCGAGTCGCTGCTGCACCACGCGCACTGCTCGGTCGCGGTCGTACGGGCGGCCCCCCGGTGAGTACGCACGAACCGGCGCCGGTCGAGGTACGCCCGCTGGAGGGTGACGCCTACGTCGTGGAGGTACGCGGGCACCAGCTGCACGTCGACCAGCCGCGCGAGGACGGCGGGACCGACACCGCCCCGACACCGGTGGAGCTGCTGGTCGGCGCGCTGGCGTCCTGCGTCGCCTTCTACGCCGGACGGTTCCTCGCCCGGCACGGCGTCGGCACGGAGGGACTGGTGGTCCGCGCGACGTTCTCCATGGCGGCGGAGGGGCCGGCCCGGGTGGAGTCGGTGCACGTGCGGATCGTGGTGCCGCCGGACCTGCCGCCCGAACGCGTACCGGCGCTGCGGGCAGTGCTCGGCGCGTGCACTGTCAAGAACACCTTGACGCACGCGGTCGAGCTGGACCTGGAGATCGACGGCTTCCCCAGCCTCGCACCGGGCTGACCGCCCCGGTGGTCGCGCGCGTTCAGTCCGCCCGCGCGGCCAGGCTCTCCCTGAACGCCCGCAGCTCCTCCGCGTCGATGCCGTAGGTGTGCTCGGGTCCGGGGTACTTCCCGATCCGCACCTCCTCGGCGTACCTGCCGACCGCGCGCACCATCTGCTCGTGCAGGTCGGCGTACCGCTTCACGAACCTCGCGGGCTTCCCGGCCGACATCCCCAGCAGGTCGTGGAACACCAGCACCTGCCCGTCGGTGGCCGGGCCGGCGCCGATCCCGATCACCGGGACGTGGAGGTAGGGCATCAGCTGCTCGGTGACCGCCGCCGGGATCGCCTCCAGCACCAGGGCGAAGCAGCCGGACTCCTGCAGGGCAAGGGCTTCCTCGGCGATCCGGGTCGCGCCCGACGCGGTGCGGCCCTGGGCGCGGAAGCCGCCGAGCTGACCGGCCGTCTGCGGGGTGAGCCCGACGTGTCCCATCACGGGTATGCCGGCGGCGACGATCGCCCGGGCCCGGTCGGCGGAGGTGCCGCCGCGTTCCAGCTTCACCGCGTCCGCACCGGCCTCCTTCACGAACCGCTGGGCGTTGTCGATCGCGTGCTCGTCGGACCGCTCGTACGACCCGAACGGCAGGTCGGCGACCAGCAGCGGCGTGCGCAGACCCCGGCGGACCGCGGCCGCGAGCACCAGCATCTCGGTCATCCCGACCGGCAGCGTCGAGTCGTGTCCCAGCACCGTCATCGCGGCGGAGTCGCCGACCAGCACCACGTCGACGTCGGCGTCCTGCGCGACCCGGGCGGAGGGGAAGTCGTACGCCGTCACCATCGTGATCGGCATGCCGGTCGCCTTCAGCTGGGCGAGCGAGCCGACGGTGAGCCGGGGCCGCGCCGGGACCGCACCGCCGGTGCCAGGGCTGGGGCCGTCGGCACCGGGCGTGGGACCGGCCGTGGCCGGGGGGCGGGTGCTCACGGGACGCTCTGTTCGAAGCCGGCCGCCGAGGCGAGCGGGGAGTCCATCAGCACGCCGGCGTCGGAGCCGACCAGGGCGATGGCGTTGCCGGCGTCCACGTGCACGACCGCCGGCTCGTGGCCGGCGAGCTCCGCGCTGTCGTAGGCCGCGAACGACGCGACGATCACCTTGTGGCCCCGCTCCACCAGCAGCGCGGCCGCGCCGTTGACCTGCATGGAACCCGAGCCCGGCGCGCCCTCGAGCGCGTACGTCACGAAGCGGGCGCCGTTGTCGATGTCCCACACGTGCACCTGCTCGTTGGGCAGCAGGTCGGCGGCGCGCATGAGGTCGGTGTCGATGGTGATGCTGCCCACGTAGTCCACGTCGCAGGCGGTGACCGTGGCGCGGTGGATCTTGGACTTCAGCATGGTTCGCTGCATGGTCATGCTCCCTGGACTACTTCGGCTACGTCGGATGCTTCGGGGGCTTCGGGAACGTGGACGACGGTGTTGTCGATCAGCCGGGCGCGGCCGACCCGGGCGGCGACCGCGATCAGGACGGGGCGGTCGCCGAACCGCTCCGCCACGGTGAGGTTCTCCGCGTCGCGGGCTTCGAGGTACTCCGGCTCGACCCCGGCGTCGGCGAGCACCTTCCCGGCCACGGCCAGCGCGTCCCGGGTGTCCGACCCCCTGCCGGCGGCTCGGGCCGTGCGGGCGGCGGCGGTCAGCGCCTGGTTCAGCGCCCGGGCCCGGACCCGCTCCTCGGCGGCCAGATAGACGTTGCGTGAGCTCATCGCCAGGCCGTCCGGCTCGCGCACCGTCGGCAGGACCGCGATCTCGACGGGGAGCTCGAGGTCACGCACCATCGCCCGGACGACGATCGCCTGCTGGGCGTCCTTCTGGCCGAAGAAGGCGACGTCCGGCCCGACGGCGTTGAGCAGTTTGGCCACCACGGTGGTGACGCCGCGAAAGTGCGCGGCACCCCGGCGCACGGGATCACCGCACAGCACGCTGGTGAGCTCGCCGCCGACCTCGACGGTGGTGGCGAACCCCTGCGGATACACGTGGTCGGCGGCCGGCGCGTACACCAGGTCGACCTCCGCCGCGGCGGCCACGGCGAGGTCGGCCGCCTCGTCGCGCGGGTAGGCCGCGAGGTCCTCGTTCGGGCCGAACTGCGTGGGGTTGACGAACAGGCTCATCACCACCACGTCGCAGCGTTCCCGGGCGGCGCGCAGCAGGCTGGCGTGCCCCTCGTGCAGGAAGCCCATGGTGGGTACGAGGCCGATCCGGGCGCCGGACCGGCGGGCGGGTGCCAGCGCCGCCCGCAGCTCCTCCCGGGTCCGGACGATCTTCGGCGTGGACACCGGCGTACCTCCTGGGTGGTGCTGGTGATCGGGCTGGTGATCGGGCTGGTGATCGGGCTGGTGATCGGGAAACCCGTTCGCGGCGACCGCCCGGGTGCGGTCGGCGAGCGCGGTGTAGGCGGGCAGCAGGTCGGGGGCGACGTCGGCCAGCGCGGCGTGGTGGGCACGCACGGTCTCCTCGTCGCCCCGGGCGATCGGGCCGGTGAGCGCGGCCGGGCCGGCACCGGCCCAGTTCGCCGCCGTGCTCAGCACCAGCGGCGTGAGGGCCGCCCGGGCGTCCTTCACCCCGGCGCGGGTGAGCAGGTCGGCAGCGGTCACGGCGAGTGCCAGCACGAAGTTGGACGCGAACACCGCGCCCGCGTGGTAGGCCGCGCGGTGCTCCTCGGCCAGGTCGAACGGCACCATCCCGAGCCGGCGGGCGAGCGTGCGGGCGACCTCGGCCGCGGCCGGGCTGGACCCGGTGACCGCCGCCGGAACCCCGGCCAGGCTGGTCCCCGGCGCCGGGATGGTCTGCAGAGGATGCAACCGGAAGGTCTGCGCTCCCCGCCGGGCCGCGGGCTCCAGGGCGTCCAGGCCGGTGGCGCCGCTCAGGTGGCCGACGTACGCGGGAACGTGCGCCGCGGCGGCGACCTCGGCGCAGACGTCGGAGATCGACTCGTCGGGGACGCACAGCAGGGTGATGTCGGAGCCGCCGGCGGTGACGGCGACGGTGCCCCGGGTGCCGACGCGGACGTCGAGCCCGGCGGCGCGGGCGGCGGGTGTGACAGAACCGCCGGTGCGGCCGGCGCCGATCACGGCGAGGCTGCGCAGCCCGGTCGGCGCCCCCTCGTCGGGGGCGTCTCGGTTCCGTTCCAGTTCTCGCATCGGAGATACCAGACGGCTTTCGGTATGGGTGCGTGGATACGTACTTCGGTGCTTTTGAACCTTTCGCGTCCGCGCCCAGTGCCCGCGAAATCTGCGGGTGCCCGGGTCGCGGCGCAGCAAAAGTATAGGTGCCCGCCGGGCTCGCCGACGGCCGCCGAAGCCGGCGGGCGACCCGGCTGCGGGCCGTGGCCGGGCGGCGACCGACGGCCAAGGTCGGCACCCGGGCACCCGCCGGTCGCGCCCGCCGCGTCCGGGTCGCTACGTTCGCACCAGAGCATCCCCGCCCGGACGGGCCGGAGGTGAGCTGCCACCGCGATCGGCACCTGCGCCGACGCGATTCGCGGACCAGGAGATCAGGAGACTGCGATGGCCGGGGAGTCCGAGAGGTTCGAGATCATCGACGAGCGGTTCTCGACCCTCGTCAAGACCAGCGCCCAGGTGGAGCGGCTCTACCAGGGCTGCCGCTGGGCGGAGGGGCCGGCCTACTTCCCGGCGGGCCGCTACCTCGTCTGGAGCGACATCCCCAACGACCGGATGCTGCGCTGGGACGAGACCACCGGCGCCGTCGGGGTGTTCCGGGAGCCGGCCGGGTTCACCAACGGCAACACCGTCGACCGGCAGGGACGCCTGGTCACCTGCGAGCACGGCAACCGGCGGGTCACCCGTACCGAGCACGACGGCTCGCTGACGGTGCTCACCGACAACTTCGGCGGGAAGCGCTACAACAGCCCCAACGACGTGGTGGTGAAGTCCGACGGGTCGGTGTGGTTCACCGATCCGGCGTACGGCATCGACAGCGACTACGAGGGTCACCAGGCCGACAGCGAGATCGGCGCCTGCCACGTCTACCGCTGGGACGCGACCACGGGGGAGGTGCGGATCGTCGCCGACGACTTCGTACGCCCCAACGGTCTCGCGTTCTCACCCGACGAGACCCTGCTGTACGTCTCCGACACCGGCTCGACGCACCACCGGGGCGGGCCCCGGCACCTGCGGGTCCTCGACGTCGCCCCCGACGGGACGCAGGGCGGCGGGAAGGAGTTCGCCACCTGTACGTCCGGGCTGTTCGACGGCTTCCGGCTGGACACCGCCGGGCGGATCTGGGCCAGCGCCGCCGACGGAGTGCACTGCTACCACCCCGACGGCACGCTGCTCGGGAAGATCCTGGTGCCGGAGACGGTGGCCAACGTGGAGTTCGGCGGCCCGCGCCGCAACCGGCTGTTCATCGCCGCCACCACGTCGCTGTACAGCGTCCTGCTGCCTGTCAACGGCGCCTTGCGCCGCTAGGACGCACCGGCACTGTCAACGCCGGTGGAACACCGTCAACCGTTCCTTGCGGCCGGCAGGATCCCGGCGCATGTCCGAAAACGCCGATGCCGGCGACGGTGCGAACCGTCGCCGGCATCGGCGTTCCTACGAACAAGTGGGAACGTGGCCGCTCAGTGGCCGCGGTCAACCGCACGACCAGAGAAAACGTGGCCGCTCAGTGGCCGCGGTCCACCCACTCCTGCAGGTGCGGGCTCTCCGCGCCGACCGTGGTCGTGTCGCCGTGCCCGGTGTGCACGACCGTCTCCGGCGGCAGCGTCAGCAGCCGGTCCCGGATCGAGTCGATGATCGTGGGGAAGTCGGAGAACGAACGCCCGGTGGCGCCCGGCCCGCCGGCGAACAACGTGTCCCCGCTGAACACCGCGCCCAGGGCGGGCGCGGACAAACAGACGCCACCCGGCGAGTGGCCCGGAGTGTGTACGGCGGTCAGCGTGACGTCGCCCACCGCGAACTCCTGCCCGTCGGCCAGCTCGGCGTCCGGCGCGGCGTCGGGGTGCACCACGTCCCACAGCATCCGGTCCGCCGGGTGCAGCCAGACAGGGGCCTTCGCCTGCTCGGCCAGGTCGCGGGCGGCGCCGATGTGGTCGTCGTGCCCGTGCGTGCACACGATCGCGGTGACCCGGCGATCGCCCACGGCGGCGCGGATCGCGTCGGCGTCGTGGGCCGGGTCGATCACCAGCACCTCGTCGTCGTCACCGACCAGCCAGACGTTGTTGTCGACGTCCCAGGTGCCGCCGTCCAGGCTGAACGTCCCGGAGGTGACGACCTTCTCGATGCGTACGCTCACTTGATCACCACCACGGACCGCAGCACCTCTCCGGCGTGCATCTTGGTGAACGCCTCCTCGACGTCACCGATGCCGATCTCCTCGCTGACGAAGGCCTCCAGCGGCAGCCGGCCCTGGCGGTAGAGGTCGATCAGCATCGGGAAGTCACGCTCGGGCAGGCAGTCGCCGTACCACGACGACTTCAGCGAGCCGCCGCGGGCGAAGAAGTCGATGAACGGGAGTTCGAGCTTCTGCTCCGGGGTGGGCACGCCGACCAGGACGACCGTGCCGGCGAGGTCGCGGGCGTAGAAGGCCTGCTTGTACGTCTCGGGCAGGCCGACCGCGTCGATCGCCAGGTCGACACCGAAACCGCCGGTCAGCTCCTGGATGCGCTCCACGGCGTTCTCGTTGCGGGCGTTCACCGTGTGGGTGGCGCCGAACTGCCGCGCCCACTCCAGCTTGCGGTCGTCCATGTCGACCGCGATCACGGTGGTCGCGCCGCCCAGGCTGGCGCCGGCGACCGCGGCGTCACCCACGCCGCCGCAGCCGAACACCGCGACCGAGTCGCCGCGCTGGACGTTGCCGGTGTTCAGGGCGGCGCCCAGCCCGGCCATCACGCCGCAGCCGAGCAGGCCCGCGACCGTCGCCGGGGTGCTGGGGTCGACCTTCGTGCACTGCCCGGCCGCGACCAGGGTCTTCTCCGCGAACGCGCCGATGCCGAGGGCGGGGGAGAGTTCGGTGCCGTCGGCGAGCGTCATCTTCTGGGTCGCGTTGTGGGTGTCGAAGCAGTACCACGGCCGGCCGCGCCTGCAGGCGCGGCACTTGCCGCACACCGCGCGCCAGTTGAGGATCACGAAGTCGCCGGGCGCCACGTCGTCGACGCCCTCGCCGACCGACTCGACGACCCCGGCCGCCTCGTGCCCGAGGAGGTACGGATAGTCGTCGCCGATCCCGCCCTGCTTGTAGTGCAGGTCGGTGTGGCAGACGCCGCACGCCTGCACCTTGACCAGCGCCTCACCGGGCCCGGGGTCGGGCACGTGGATGGTCTCCACGCGGACCGGCTCGTTCTTGGCTCGGGCCACGACGGCCTGTACGTCCGGCATCGGCGTACTTCCCTTCGGATCGCTCGGTGGTTCGGTTCGAGTCGGGTGTTCGCTTTCTGCGGTGCGATCCTTCCAGGACGCGCGCCCGGTTGGGAACCCGGGCGCGCGGCCGTGGAAGGCCGGTCCGGTTCAGCGCCGGTGCCGGCCCCGAGCGGTGGCCTCCTGCGCGACCTCGGGTCCGCGCCCGCGCAGTGGGACCTCGCGTACGGCGAGAACGGCGAGGAACGCCAGCACCACCAGCGGCAGTGCCATCAGGTAGATCCGGTCCAGGCCGAGGGTGAAGCCCTCCCGTACGACCGACCGCAGCGGTTCGGACAGCCGGGCGATCTCCGCGGGCGTACCCAGGTGTGGTGCCGACGCGCCCCCGGACGGCCGCGCCCGCACACCGTGCTCGGCGAGCAGCGCGGGGATGGCGGAGGTGAGCCGGGAGCTGAGCACCGCGCCGAACACCGCGACCCCCACCGCTCCACCCATCGAACGGAAGAACGTCGAGGCGGACGTGGCGATGCCGAGGTCGCGCCGTTCGGAGGTGTTCTGCACGGCGAGGATCAGCACCTGCATGGTGAAGCCCAGCCCCGCGCCGAAGACCAGCATGTAGCCGCAGACGGCGACCATCGGGGTGTCCACCCGCAGCGTGGCCAGCAGGCCGGTGCCGACGCCGACCAGGGTCAGGCCCACCAGCGGGAACACCTTCCAGCGTCCCCACCTCGTGATCGCCCGGCCGCTCAGCACCGACACCGACAACATCCCGACGACCAGCGGAAACGTCAGCAGACCGGACGCGGTGGGGCTCTGGCCCCGCACGACCTGGAGGTACTGAGGCAGGTAGATCATCGCGCCGAACATCGCGAAGCCGGTGAAGAACGCCGCGGTGCCGGTGAGGTTGAAGGTGGGGTTGCGGAACAGCCGGGGCGGCAGGATGGGTTCGGCGGCCCCGCGTTCGACCAGGACGGCCGCGACCAGCCCGCCGAGGGCGAGCGCCGCGAGCAGCAGCGACCAGCCCGACACCCAGCCGAACTCCTTGCCGCCGAGCGAGGCCAGCAGCAGCAGCGATGTCACCGACCCGGTGATGACGGTGGCGCCGAGCCAGTCGATCCGGGTCCGGCGGCGTTCCCGCGGCAGGTGCAGCGTCTTCTGCAGGACGACCGAGGCGAGTACGGCGATCGGGATGCCGACGTAGAAGCACCAGCGCCAGCCGGGCCCGTCGACGAGGAAGCCGCCGATCAGCGGGCCGGCGACGGTGGCCACGCCGAACGACGCGCCGAGGTAACCGGAGTAGCGGCCGCGCTCGCGGGGGCTCACGATGTCGGCCATGATCGCCTGGGACAGCGCCATCAGGCCGCCGGCGCCGATGCCCTGCCCGGCCCGGGCGGCGATCATCTCGCCCATCGACTGGGACAGCCCGGCCAGCGCCGAGGTCACCACGAAGACGGCGATGGCGACCTGCATCAGCGGCTTGCGGCCGTACAGATCGGAGATCTTGCCCCACAGCGGTGTGGAGACGGTGGTGGTGAGGAGGGTGGCGCTGGCCACCCAGGCGAGCTGGTCCTGGCCGCCCAGGTCACCCACGATCGTGGGGAGGGC
This Actinopolymorpha cephalotaxi DNA region includes the following protein-coding sequences:
- the panC gene encoding pantoate--beta-alanine ligase, translating into MRELERNRDAPDEGAPTGLRSLAVIGAGRTGGSVTPAARAAGLDVRVGTRGTVAVTAGGSDITLLCVPDESISDVCAEVAAAAHVPAYVGHLSGATGLDALEPAARRGAQTFRLHPLQTIPAPGTSLAGVPAAVTGSSPAAAEVARTLARRLGMVPFDLAEEHRAAYHAGAVFASNFVLALAVTAADLLTRAGVKDARAALTPLVLSTAANWAGAGPAALTGPIARGDEETVRAHHAALADVAPDLLPAYTALADRTRAVAANGFPDHQPDHQPDHQPDHQHHPGGTPVSTPKIVRTREELRAALAPARRSGARIGLVPTMGFLHEGHASLLRAARERCDVVVMSLFVNPTQFGPNEDLAAYPRDEAADLAVAAAAEVDLVYAPAADHVYPQGFATTVEVGGELTSVLCGDPVRRGAAHFRGVTTVVAKLLNAVGPDVAFFGQKDAQQAIVVRAMVRDLELPVEIAVLPTVREPDGLAMSSRNVYLAAEERVRARALNQALTAAARTARAAGRGSDTRDALAVAGKVLADAGVEPEYLEARDAENLTVAERFGDRPVLIAVAARVGRARLIDNTVVHVPEAPEASDVAEVVQGA
- a CDS encoding SMP-30/gluconolactonase/LRE family protein, coding for MAGESERFEIIDERFSTLVKTSAQVERLYQGCRWAEGPAYFPAGRYLVWSDIPNDRMLRWDETTGAVGVFREPAGFTNGNTVDRQGRLVTCEHGNRRVTRTEHDGSLTVLTDNFGGKRYNSPNDVVVKSDGSVWFTDPAYGIDSDYEGHQADSEIGACHVYRWDATTGEVRIVADDFVRPNGLAFSPDETLLYVSDTGSTHHRGGPRHLRVLDVAPDGTQGGGKEFATCTSGLFDGFRLDTAGRIWASAADGVHCYHPDGTLLGKILVPETVANVEFGGPRRNRLFIAATTSLYSVLLPVNGALRR
- a CDS encoding MBL fold metallo-hydrolase is translated as MSVRIEKVVTSGTFSLDGGTWDVDNNVWLVGDDDEVLVIDPAHDADAIRAAVGDRRVTAIVCTHGHDDHIGAARDLAEQAKAPVWLHPADRMLWDVVHPDAAPDAELADGQEFAVGDVTLTAVHTPGHSPGGVCLSAPALGAVFSGDTLFAGGPGATGRSFSDFPTIIDSIRDRLLTLPPETVVHTGHGDTTTVGAESPHLQEWVDRGH
- a CDS encoding S-(hydroxymethyl)mycothiol dehydrogenase; this translates as MPDVQAVVARAKNEPVRVETIHVPDPGPGEALVKVQACGVCHTDLHYKQGGIGDDYPYLLGHEAAGVVESVGEGVDDVAPGDFVILNWRAVCGKCRACRRGRPWYCFDTHNATQKMTLADGTELSPALGIGAFAEKTLVAAGQCTKVDPSTPATVAGLLGCGVMAGLGAALNTGNVQRGDSVAVFGCGGVGDAAVAGASLGGATTVIAVDMDDRKLEWARQFGATHTVNARNENAVERIQELTGGFGVDLAIDAVGLPETYKQAFYARDLAGTVVLVGVPTPEQKLELPFIDFFARGGSLKSSWYGDCLPERDFPMLIDLYRQGRLPLEAFVSEEIGIGDVEEAFTKMHAGEVLRSVVVIK
- a CDS encoding MDR family MFS transporter — its product is MSAPGSHTSVTSPTSRSTDRQPAGPVPSPRPNSRAESAPSVPAPASPVPAAAPSAVGPAAVSSAAEPGPAATAATTSSPPAFTHKEILEIVWALVLCLFVSSLSGTVVGTALPTIVGDLGGQDQLAWVASATLLTTTVSTPLWGKISDLYGRKPLMQVAIAVFVVTSALAGLSQSMGEMIAARAGQGIGAGGLMALSQAIMADIVSPRERGRYSGYLGASFGVATVAGPLIGGFLVDGPGWRWCFYVGIPIAVLASVVLQKTLHLPRERRRTRIDWLGATVITGSVTSLLLLASLGGKEFGWVSGWSLLLAALALGGLVAAVLVERGAAEPILPPRLFRNPTFNLTGTAAFFTGFAMFGAMIYLPQYLQVVRGQSPTASGLLTFPLVVGMLSVSVLSGRAITRWGRWKVFPLVGLTLVGVGTGLLATLRVDTPMVAVCGYMLVFGAGLGFTMQVLILAVQNTSERRDLGIATSASTFFRSMGGAVGVAVFGAVLSSRLTSAIPALLAEHGVRARPSGGASAPHLGTPAEIARLSEPLRSVVREGFTLGLDRIYLMALPLVVLAFLAVLAVREVPLRGRGPEVAQEATARGRHRR